CCATCGAGAACCCCGGCGCCTCCCGAGGTCCGCGCGAGGGCAGCGCGGGCCTGCCCACCGTGGAGCGCAGGCTCGCGCTGGCCTATGGCGAACAGGCGCGCCTGTCGCTCACCAGTGACGCGGAGCGCACCCGTGTCACCGTCACCCTGCCCCGCTCGGGCCCCCTGCCAGGAGTCATCACGTGAGCCCTCCTCTGCGTGTCCTCATCGCCGACGACGAGCTGCTCGCCCGAAAGCGCCTGTCACGCCTGTTGGGCGCGCTGCCCGACGTGCAGGTGTGCGGCGAAGCGGCCGACGGGGACGCCGTGCTCACCGCGGTGCGCGCGGGCGGCGTGGACGTGGTGCTGCTGGACATCCACATGCCCGGCCTCAGCGGCCTGGACGCGCTCGCGCTGCTGCCCGCGGGAGGCCCTCACGTGGTCCTTTGCACCGCGCACGCCGAGCACGCCGTGGACGCGTTCGAGCACGGCGCGGTGGACTATGTCTTGAAGCCCGTGGAGCCCGCGCGACTGCAGAAGGCGCTGGAGCGCGTGCGCGCGCGACTCGGCACGGACGCACGCCCCCGCGTGGACAGCGCGCCCCCGGAGAAGCCGCAGCAGCAGACGCGGGCGCTCGCGCGCCTGCCCATCCCCACGCGGCAGGGCATCGTCCTGGTGGACCCGGAGACGATTTCCCACGCGGCGCTGGATGACGAGCTGGTGACGGTGTTCACCGCGCAGGGCGAGTTCCTCACCGACTTCACGCTCAACGAGCTGGCGGAGAAGCTGCCCCAGGACATGTTCCACCGGGTCCACCGCCGGGCGCTGCTCAACCTGCGTCACGTCGCGCGGCTGGAGCCCCTGGAGACGGGAGGCTATCTGGCGCGCACGTCCCGGGGCCACGCGGTGGAGGTCAGCCGCCAGTCCGCGCGCGAGCTGCGGAGGATGCTGGGTCTGCGCAAGAGCGCCGAGGACGAGGGCTGAACGAAGTCCCCCTCGCGTGTCGCGGCGCGCCCAGCTCGCGCCGCACCTCGCCTGCGACTACTGCACGCACACCTCGACGTCGACGAGCTTGCCGTTCACCACGCGCTGGAAGCGCACGGTGCCATCCTGGGTCCACGTGGGCGAGGTGCCCTGGCCCAGGCTGTAGGCCGACGCGACGTCGTCCGCGGCGTCCAGCTTCAGCACCCGCACCTCGGTGGTCGTGGTCGTCTGCGGCGACAGGTAGACGATGATGCGGCGCTGGTTGGGCCCCCACTGCACGGGGGTGTTGCTCACCGGGGCCGGCACGTAGGCGGGGTCCGTGGCGAGCGTGGTGCGCTGGTTCGTCACCTGCGCGAGGCTCTTGCCGTTGGGCTTCACGCGCCAGAAGGACGCGAGCCCCGAGCGCTGCTTCGACTGGAACAGGATGCTCTTGCCGTCCGGCGTCCACGACGGGCTCTGGTCGTCATGGCCCGTCGTCAGCCGCTCCGTCTTGCGGTTGCTCACCTTGTACAGGTGCAGCTCCGCGCTCTTCACCGGCTGGCCCACGTTCCACGAAGAGGGCAGCTTCGCGAACACCACCTGGCTGCCATCCGGCGACACCGACGGGGTGCTCGCGCGCTCGGCGATGAGCGTCGACTTGCCGTCCTCCACCGCGTACAGCTGCTGGCTCGGCGTGAGGTAGACGATGATGCGTCGGTCCGCGACGGCGCTCTGCGACTGCTCCGCCACGGTGGCATCACCGGAGGATGCGGCCTCCACGTCCGCGCCACCGCAAGCGGTCAGCGCCAGAGAAGAAGCCATCCACATCACGAGTGTCCCGCGACGAGCGATGCTTCGGACTTCATTCGGATGCATACGGTCCTCTGTGTGAAAATTTCCGCTGCTGAGTACGAATACTGACAAAGGAGTCTGACCCGCACTCACGGGTATTTCACGTCAGACTGTTGGAACAATCC
This genomic interval from Myxococcus guangdongensis contains the following:
- a CDS encoding LytR/AlgR family response regulator transcription factor → MSPPLRVLIADDELLARKRLSRLLGALPDVQVCGEAADGDAVLTAVRAGGVDVVLLDIHMPGLSGLDALALLPAGGPHVVLCTAHAEHAVDAFEHGAVDYVLKPVEPARLQKALERVRARLGTDARPRVDSAPPEKPQQQTRALARLPIPTRQGIVLVDPETISHAALDDELVTVFTAQGEFLTDFTLNELAEKLPQDMFHRVHRRALLNLRHVARLEPLETGGYLARTSRGHAVEVSRQSARELRRMLGLRKSAEDEG
- a CDS encoding TolB family protein, with the translated sequence MASSLALTACGGADVEAASSGDATVAEQSQSAVADRRIIVYLTPSQQLYAVEDGKSTLIAERASTPSVSPDGSQVVFAKLPSSWNVGQPVKSAELHLYKVSNRKTERLTTGHDDQSPSWTPDGKSILFQSKQRSGLASFWRVKPNGKSLAQVTNQRTTLATDPAYVPAPVSNTPVQWGPNQRRIIVYLSPQTTTTTEVRVLKLDAADDVASAYSLGQGTSPTWTQDGTVRFQRVVNGKLVDVEVCVQ